The Polyangium aurulentum genomic interval GAGGCGAACTCGCCGCTCGGAATGGCGTCGCAGCTCGTGCGGCGCGCGGCGGGGCTCTTCGGGGGCGAGCCGCTCGAGGTTCGTCGCGACAAGATCCGCGCGCGCGTCGAGCGCTCGGCCCCGGGCGCCGAGGCCCGCGCCATTGCCCCTTTTCTCGGCGAGCTCGCCGGCGCGCCCTTCCCCGACGAGGACGACATCCAGCTCACCGCAGCCCGGCGCGATCCGGTCCTCCTGGGTGAGCGGATGGCCAATGCGTGGGACGATTTCCTCGCGGCCGCGTGCGGGGCGGGCCCGGTGCTCATCGTGCTCGAGGATCTGCACTGGGGGGATCTGCCCTCGGCGCGGCTCGTCGATCGCGCGCTGAGGAGCCTGCGCGATCGTCCGCTCTTCGTGCTCGCGACGGCGCGCCCCGACGTCTACGAGCGATTTCCGCGGCTATGGCAGGAGCGCGATTTCCACGAGGTTCGCCTCGGCGATCTGCCGCGCCGAGCGAGCGAGCGGCTCGTGCGGTTCATGCTGGGGGAGGACGCGGATCCGGAGGTGGTCGAGCGCGTCGTCGCGCAGGCCGGCGGAAATGCGTTTTACCTGGAAGAGCTCATCCGCGTGGTGGCCGAGGGGCGGCGGGGCGCGCTGCCCACGACGGTGCTCGCGATGGTGCTCGCGCGGCTCGAGGCCATCGAGCCGGAGGCGCGGCTCGTGCTGCGCACGGCGAGCATCTTCGGGGAGGTCTTCTGGCGCGGCGGCATCTCGGCGTTGCTCGAGGGCGCGCTGTCGGAGGAGGCGCTCGACAGGGCGCTCGCGTCGCTGAGCACGGGCGAGTTTCTGGCGCACCACAAGCAGAGCGCTTTCCTCGGCGAGGAGCAATATGCATTTCGCCACGCGCTCGTGCGGGAGGCGGCGCATGGAACGCTCACGCCGGAGGCGACGGCGCACGGGCATCGGCTGGCCGGGATATGGCTCGAGGGGGCGGGGGCGCGCGACGCCCTGGTGCTGGCGGAGCATTTCGAGCGAGGCGAAGATCTGCCCCGCGCCGCGGCCTTTTACGTGCGCGCGGCGGAGCAGGCAATGGAGGCGAACGACCTCGCGGGCGTGCTCGCGCGGGTCGAGCGCGCGGCCGAGTGCGGCGCCAAGGGTCCGCTGCTCGGGGCGGCGCGGCGCATCGAGGGGGAGGCGCGAGTCTGGCTCGGTGAATTCGCGCAGGCGATGACCGCGTGCGAGCAGGCGATGGCGCTCTTGCCGCGCGACGAGCCGGCCTGGTATTCCGCTCTCTCGAGCGCGGCGACGGCCGCGTGGAGCCGCGGCAAGCAGGAGCGATTGAGCTATTTCTGCGAGATGCTCGACGACGAGCCGCCCTCCGATCCCGAGGCGGTCGTCTCCCGGGCCGCGGTGACCGCGCGCCTCGCGCTCCTGTCCTTGCGGGCGGGGCGCACGGCGGACGCGCGGCGGCTCTTTCAAAGGCTCGATCCGCTCGAGGAGACCGTGAAGGGGGACCCCATCGTGACCGCGCGCGTGCACGACGCCAATGGCTGGCGCGCGGTCATCGAGGGCGATCCCTCGGCGAGCGGCGCGCTCTTCGCGCAAGCCTCGGCGGCCTTCGAGCGCGCGGGGGATCTGCGCAGCGCGTGTAGCTGCCGGGTGAGCGCGGCCATGGCATTGATGCACCTCGGGGGATATGCGGACGCCAAGGCGGCGCTCGACGAGGCGCTCGCGTTCGCGGAGCGATATGGATTGCCGAACGTGCGCGCGCGGGTGCAGCAGAACCTGGGCCGCGTGCTCGCGCACCTGGGCAAGCTCGAAGAGGCGCGCCGGATGGAGCAGGAGGCGCTCGTCGCTTTCTTCGCGCAGGGCGATTACTGGTTCGGGGTGACGTCGCGCATTTACCTCTCGCGCATCCTCCTGCGCATGGGGCGGCTGGAGGAGGCCGCCAAGGAGGCGCAGGAGGCGAGCGGGATGGTGCGCGGCGTCTCGCCCCTGAGCTGCATGGCGGCCATTGCGATCGCCAGCGTTGCCTTGCGGCAAGGGCAAGCCCTCGCGGCCATGTCATTGACCACGATGGCCCTGCACAACATGAACAGGCTCGGCAAGCTCGAGGAGGACGAGGCGCTCGCGCGGCTCATGTTCGCCGAGGCGGCGTGGGCGTCGGGCTCGCAGGCGAGGGCGCGCGAGGCGATTGCGGTGGCCAGAAAGCGGCTGCTCGATCGCGCGGAGAAGATCGGGGATCCGGCGTGGCGCGCGAGCTTCCTCGAGCGCGTGCCCGAGAACGCGCGCACGATCGAGCTCTCGCGCGCGTGGATCGACGAATCGACGAGCCCCGGGGAAAAGGCGATCTAGTCGCGGGCGCGGCCGAGCCACGGCTTTCCCGAGCGGTCGCGCGCGTCGTCGCGCGCCGGCCACAAGGCGGACGGCAGTGCATGGCCTCGGACGCATTTGAGGAGATCGCGTACGTGTAAATCCGCCTTCGTCGACCTGGTGCGATCGAGAACCACGGCTATGCTCGTCTCTCCGACTTCCTTCGAGGAGGATATATCGATGAGAAAGCTCGACGCATTGCTCTTTTCGTCCCTGCTGCTCTCCAGCCTGATCGTCCTGCCCGCGTGTGGCGATGACGGCAATACGGGCGGCACGGCCGGCAGCGGCGGCACCGGGGCCACGGGCGGGATGGGCGGCACCGGCGGCGCGGGCGGTGGAATGGGCGGCGCCGGCGGAATGGGCGGCGGCATGATGGCGCACGCCAATATCGAGCCACAGAGCGGCAGCGGCGTCTCGGGCACGGCGATGTTCACGATGGCGAATGGGATGGTCACCCTCACGGTGAACATCGAGGGCGCCACGCCCGGCGAGCACGCGGTCCACATCCACGACATGCCGGATTGCTCGATGAACGGCGACGCGGCCATGGGGCACTGGAACCCCACGAATGCCATGCACGGCAAGTGGGGCGGGAACGCGTTCCACCTGGGCGACATCGGCAACATCACCGTCGACGCGAGCGGCAAGGGCACGCTCACGCTGACCACGAATCTGTGGACCGTGGGCGACGGCGCGATGGGGACCGACGTCACGAAGCACGCCTTCATGGTCCACGCCGATCCCGACGATTTCATGACGCAGCCCACGGGCAACGCGGGCGCGCGCATCGGCTGCGGCGTCATCACCATGCAGTGACCCCCCGCCCCCAGGGGGTTTTACGAGCCGCACCCCCGCGCCGAGGCTCTCCATCCCTGGAGACCGCGCACCGACCGTCGAATTATTGACGTGCTCATGACGGAAAACTCCGTGCACGCCGCTTTGCGCCCGTGATATAGCCGGGTCCGTCGCGTCTCCTTGGGCAAACCCTGGAGGCGCCCGAAGAGGGAGAGGACCCATGAGCAAGATCGACGCACACAAGCCTGGAACGCCGTCCTGGTTCGACCTGATGACGCCCGACATCGACGGGGCGAAGAGGTTCTACGGGGGGCTCTTCGGCTGGAGCTTCGAGACGGGAGGCCCCGAGACGGCGTTTTACACGATGTGTCGCGTCGGCGACCGGAACGCGGCCGGCATGGGCAAGCAGCCGGAGAATGCGCCTTTCCCGACGGTGTGGACCGTCTATCTCGCGAGCGAGAACGTCGAAGCCGACGCCGCGCGCGTCAAGGAGCACGGCGGCAGCGTGATGATGGGCCCGATGGACGTCATGGAAGAGGGCCGCCTGGCCGTGTGTACCGACCCGACGGGCGCGGTGTTCGGCATGTGGCAGCCCCGCCGCCACGGGGGCGCGCAGATCGCCAACGAGCACGGATCGATGACCTGGTGCGAGGTGGCCACGCGCGACGCGAGCAAGGCGCGCGATTTCTACACGACCGTCTTCGGGCTCGAGGGCCGCAAGATGGAAGGGGCCGGCGTCGAGTACTACACGCTGCACAAGGACAAGGAGACCGCGGCCGGCATCCTGCAGATGAACGAGCAATGGCCGGCGAATCTCCCGCCGCACTGGATGCCCTATTTCGCCGTCGACGACGCGGACGCGGCCGTCGAGCGCGTGACCGAGCTCGGTGGAAAGGTCCACAACGGCCCGTTCGATATGCCGTATGGCCGCATGGCCGTGGTGAGCGATCCGTACGGCGCGGTCTTCACGTTGATCAAGCCGTCGCAGGCCGCAATGGAGATGTGAGCGAGCGCGGCGCGGAGCACGTGCCGCGCCGCTCGCATTCGTCTACTCTCCGAAAGCCGCCCCCACCGCCCCGCAATACGCCCCCCGCACCAGAAACCGCGCCGTGAGCCCGGCGAGCGTGGTCGTCCTCTCGAGGACGCCCCGCAGCGCCGGGTTGTCCGAGAGCGTCGAGCCGGCGTAGAGCACCACGTCCGCGCCCGCGAGCCGCGCGAGGCCCGCGCTGACCAGCGCCACGTTCTCGCCCACGAGCCCGACGAGCGCGTGCGCGAGATCCTGCGGCTCGGTCGAGCCGAGCTTGGCGAAATTCGAGGCCGTCAGATCGCCGGGCAGCGGGCTCGGGCCGCGATAGATGTCGCTCACGACCAGATCCACCGAGCGCCGCTGCCCGCGCGAGGCCAGGCTTGCGATTTCGGTGAACGTGCCAGCCCCGAGCAGCAGCCGGCCCAGGCCGAGAATCGTGCCGCCGCCGAGGCCCGTGCCCCCGACGCGCACCGCGCCCGTCTCGCTCATGGCCAGCACCGACGTGCCCGTGCCGACCGAGACCACGAGATAGCGCGAGGGAAGGGCAATGCCCTCCTCGGCGGCGACGAGCGGCGCCCCGCGAGACCAGGCGTCGAATTCGGGGACGTGCTCGATTCGAACCCCGCCGATCGCCGCGCCGAGCCCCTCCGCGCCGCCCCCCGTGGCGACGATGCGACGCGGCGAAAGCTGGGCGATGCGCGCCCGCACGGCCTCGAGCTCGCCCGAAGGGAAGTGCTCGGTGTGGAGAGATTCGCCATGAAAGGCGAGCTTGGCGAGCGTCGCGCCCATGTCGACGCCGAGGACGAGAGAGGGGGCGGACATGACTACCTCGGCCCGCCGCCCTTTTTCGTGATCCGCGGCAGCGCCGTCTTCGTCGACGGTGACAGATCCATGCCGTCGACCTCCCCCGAAACGAGCCGCTGCGCGCCCACGTAGGCGATCATCGCGGCGTTGTCGGTGCAGCTCGCGATTGGCGGGACGAACAAGGAGAGGCCCCTCTTCTTGCACACCTCGCCCATGCGCGCGCGCAAGCCCCGGTTCGCCGCCACGCCGCCCGCGAGGACCACGCGCGTGAGCCCCTCCTCTCGCGCCGCGCGCGCCGTCTTCTCCACGAGCGTCTCCACCACCGTCGATTGAAACGCCGCGCAGAGATCCGCGAGCGCCTCGCCCTCGGGAGGCCGGCCGAGCCCCGCCACGTGCCTGGCCACCGCGCTCTTCACCCCCGAAAAGCTGAATTCGAGGCTCGTCTTCCCCGCCATCGGCCGCGGCAATGCCTCCCGCGCCCGCTCCGCGTGCCCCCCGGCCGCGAGCCTGTCCACCACGGGGCCGCCCGGATATCCGAGCCCGAGCAGCTTCGCCACCTTGTCGAACGCCTCGCCCGCCGCGTCGTCCCGCGTCGCGCCCAGCTCGCGAATGGCCCCGATGCTCGGCCCATCCACCCGGTAGAGCGCCGTGTGCCCGCCCGAGGCGAGCAGCGCGACGAATGGATATTCGGGCACCGCCCCCGGCTCGGCCCCGCGCTGCAAGAAGACCGCGAGCAGATGCCCCACCAGGTGATCCACGCCGACGAGCGGCTTTCCCGTCGACCACGCCAGCCCCTTCGCCGCCGACAGGCCCACGAGCAGCGCCCCGAGCAGCCCCGGCCGCACGGTCACCGCGACGCCATCGACGTCGTCCGGGCCCATCCCCGCCCCCGCCAGCGCCTCGCGGATCACGGGCACCACGGCGCGCGCGTGATCGCGCGAGGCGATCTCCGGCACGACGCCGCCATAGGGCGCATGCAATGCGATCTGGCTTTTCACCACGTCCGACAAGACCTGGCCCGTCTCCGTCACCACGGCGGCCGCCGTCTCGTCGCACGACGTCTCGATCCCTAGAACCCGCATCGACCCTCACGGCGCACGAGAGAGAAAATTCCAAAGAGAGACCGCCTGCCCTCCGGAGGAGCGGCCTCGGCCGTCCCCGCCCGCACGAGCCGCACCTCGACGCCGCCGTCGGTCCGAAGCGACAGGAACGCGAGCATCGACTCGGCCTCCGGATCGCTCGGGGAGACGGCGTAGATCGCGTTGCGCTCGCGGCCGTCGCCCATCTCGATCCGCGAGAGAGGGTCGTGCGCGAGGGGCGCGATGGGCCTGAGGGGGGCGCCGTCGAGCAGCCGCCGCTCGGGCCGGCCCTCGGTCGCGGCCTCGAAGGTCCAGAGCGTGCCCGGCGACTCGGCGCCGTCGAGCTTGCTCGCGTCGAGCTCGAGCCGCATCTGCACCCGCGGGCTGAGCCCCGTGCGGAACGCGCTGCCGAGCGTGATCGCGCCGCAGTACGCGTCGTCCCGCCGCGTGGAGAAGCGGTCGAGATCCTCGCAGCCCGAGGCGCTCACCCCGATCGCGAGCGCTGCCGCGAGGGGCAGAGCCCGCAGAACGAGGGAGGATCGCACGCGCACAGGACGCATCCGGCGGATTCTGCCCCTCGCATTGCCCCCCCGCCAGCCCTCGCGACAACCAAGCCCGGGAGGGATTTGGTAGACTCGCGCCGCTCGATGGATCTGGACCCACGCCAAGCCTTCATTTATCGGGACTTCTTCGAAAAATCGCCGGGGCTACACTGCGTCGTGGGGAGCGATGGCCGCTTCGAGCACGTGAGCCCCTCGTGGACGCGCGTCACGGGGCTGCCTCGCGAGGCGCTGATCGGGCAGGAGGTCCTCGACAGGATCCACCCGGACGATCGCGCCGCGTTCGTCGCGGGGCGGGGCGCGGAGGGGGAGGTCGCGCACGAGAGCCGCTTCCGCTGCGCGGACGGCTCTTACCGCTGGCTCGCCTGGAGCGTCTCGTTCGACGCCGACGCGGGGCGGACGTACGGGCTCGCGCGCGACATCGAGCCGGAGAGGCGCACGGCCAAGGACGCGGCGCGCAGGCTCGCGCTGTACCTCGAGCGCTCGCCCGTGGCCGTGATCGAGTCGACGCTGCAGGACGGGATCGTCGTGTGGAGCGCCGCCGCCGAGCGGATGTTCGGCCATCGGCGCGAGGAGGCGATCGGCAAGAAGCTCATCGATCTGCTCGTGCCCGAGGCGAACGTGGCCTGCGTGCGCGCGGCCGTTGCGGGGCTCATGAGCGGCGAGGATGCGGGCGGGCGGTTCGGCGTGCACGAGAACCTGACCAAGGACGGCCGGCGCATCTTCTGCGAGTGGCACAACGCGCCGCTCGTCGGGGAGGACGGCGAGGTCAGGGGCGTCCTGTCGCTCGTGCTCGACGTGAGCGAGGCGATGCGCGAGCGGGCGCGCGCGGACGAGAACCTCGAGCGCTACGAGCTGCTCATGCGCGGCTCGAAGAACGGCCTGTGGGACTACCGCCCCGCCAATCCGCATCAGCCGCTCGACCGCGAGACCCTCGTGTACATGTCCGACGGGATCCTGGGCATGCTCGGCCGCTCGTCCGAGGACGCGGACGCGCCGAGGAGGCTCGGCGACTGGGGCAGGGTGATCCACCCCGAGGACGCGCAGCGCGTGATGGCGATCTTTCTCGAGCACATCCAGAAGCGCAAGGACTACACGTACCTCGAGTATCGGTTCGTGCGCCCGGACGGCTCGATCGTGTGGGTGGGGTCGACGTGGCAGTCGCAGTGGAGCGAGGACGGCGGGCTCTTGCGCTTCGCGGGCGCGCTCGTGGACCTCAGCGAGCAGCGCAAGACCGAGGCGGAGCTGCGGGACAAGCTCGCGCTGATCGAGCGGCAGGCGGGCGCGATCCGGCAGCTCGGCACGCCGATCCTCGAGGTGTACGAGGGGGTGATCTGCCTGCCCGTGATCGGCGAGGTCGACGACGCGCGCGGGATCCAGATGCTCGAGGCGACGCTCGCGGCGATCGTGGAGAAGAAGGCGAGCTTTCTCATCCTCGACGTCACGGGGGTGGCGTCGCCGGACTCGCAGGCGGTCGAGCGGCTGTCGTTCATCGTGCGCGCCGCGGCGCTGCTCGGCGCCGAGACGGTGATCACCGGGATCCGCGCGGCGGTGGCGCTCGGGGCGCTGTCGAACGGCGGGTCGTCGACCGAGCACCTCAGGACCTTGCGCAGCCTGAAGGAGGGGCTCGCGTTCTGCCTGCGCGCGCGGACCCTTCGAGGTCCGAACGTTGGAGGACCAAAGGCCCGGCCTACGCGCTAGCTCTCGGCGCTTCCCGCATGGGGGCGGGGGGCTCGTCGGCGGAGGCGATCTCGACGGAGGCCGGGGGCTCGGGGCGCTGCAGCAGCGTGAACAGGCCGAGCAGCGAGAAGCCGCCGCAGAAGGCGCCGTAGATGCCCAGGTGCTCGCGGCCGATGAGCCAGCTCGCGACGAGCGGGCCGGCGATCTGCGCGAGGCTGCCGAGCGACTGGCTGACGCCGAGCACCGAGCCCTGCTCGGGCGGGCTCACGGTCCTCGTGACCAGCGTGGTGATGCTCGGCCGCACGACCGCCGCGCCGAAGGCGCCGATGACGACCAGCACGAGCAGGAACGACAGGCTGTAGGCGAAGCCGAGCAGGCCGTTGCCGATCGCCATCGCGCCGAGGCCGATCATCGCGAGCCGCTCCTCGCCGAACCTCCGGGCGAGCTTGCGCAGCGGCCCGCCCTGCACGACGGCGCCGATGAGCCCGGACAGGCCGAAGATGTAGCCTGCGTGCTCGGCGTCGAAGCCGAAGCGGTGCTGGAGGTAGAGCGACAGGCCGCCCGTGAGCGCCGAGAACGAGAGGCTGAACAGGAAGAACTCGGTGAGGCGCTTGCGCGGGGCGGGGCGCGAGAGGAACTGCTTGAAGGCGAACGAGCGCCGCGCGGCCGAGCCGCCCGCCGAGGGCTTGCGCGCGGGCAGGACGAAGATGGTGAGCAGGATGGCGCAGAGCGAGAGCGCGGCCGCGGTGAGCGAGGGGAGCTGGTACTTGTAGAGCTTCTCGGGCACGCCCTCGACGATCTGGTATCTGGCCATCAGATCGTGGTGGCCCTTCGCGAAGGCGGTGAGCAGGCCCGAGATCCAGGGGCCGAGCAGGAAGCCCGTGCCGAAGGCGATGCCGAAGAACCCGAACGCCTGCGTGCGCTCCTCGTTCGGCTTGGTGACGTCGGAGATGTACGCCTGCGCGATGCTCAGGTTGCCCGCGGTGAGGCCGGCGATGATGCGGCCGAGGAAGAGCATCTGGAGGCTGGTCGAGCCGGCCAGGATGAGCCAGCCCGCGAGCGTGCCGAGCTGGCTGACCAGCAGGATGGGCTTTCTGCCGAACCGGTCGGAGAGCCGGCCGAGCACGGGGCCGGAGACGAACATGCACGCCGCGTAGACCGCCATGAGGGCGCCTGCGACGACATCGGTCCCGCCGTAGTCCTTCGCGTAGTACGGCAGGAGCGGCAGGATCAGCGTCAGCCCGAGGACGTCGACGAAGACCGTCAGGAAGATGGGCAGTAGCGGTGATCGACGCATCGCTTGTGTAGCCTTCCGATTTCCCCTCGGCCCTCGGCCGTAGATCGGTCGGGGCCATCCTGACACAACCGCTCCGAAGATGCCTTCTGTCGGGCTAACTTCGTAGATCTCCAGGTCTTCCCGGTCTCGACGCGGGCGGGCTCGGCGATGGGGCGGCGGCGGGGCGGGCGCCCTCGAGGGTCATCTTCCGAGCGAGCGGCCATCGTACCCAGCGTCGACGAGCCTCGACACTGTTTTTCGCGACGCACCGAAGCGAAGCAGCCGATCCCGGCTGCAATAGCGCTGCGTCAGGTCTTGCGCGCTCGGGCGATGGCGCCAGGTATGCCTCGCGCGGGGGAGGAATGACATGGACGATAAGGTGATCACTTTCATCAACGATCTCATCGCACTCGATCTGGCCTGCGCGGCTGCGTACGCGGTCTCCGCGAAAGCCTGCAAGGATCAGGAGATCCGGAACAAGCTCCTGGAGTTCAAGGGCGACCACGACCGTCACGTCAGCGAGCTGTCCGAGGTGGTCCGCGACATGGGCGGGGAGCCGATCGAGCGCATCGACGCCAAGGGCATGCTGATCGAGGGATACACGATGCTCTCGTCGCAGGAGGACCGCACGGCCGTGCTCGCCATGAAGGGCAACGAGGAGCTGTCGAACAACGCCTATGCTTCGGCCCTCCAGGCGAATCTCCCGAACGAGATTCGCGAGATGGTGATGCGCAACTTCGAGGACGAGCGGCGCCACATGACGTGGCTGCGCGGCGCGGTCATCGTGCGTGGCTGGGACGTCGAGCAGCCCGAGATCCGCCAGCTCGCCGAGCAGGTGCGCAAGGCGGCCTGACGAGGTCGTCCGCGCGTCTGGCGCGCGTGGTACTCTGGAGGCATGCGCGGCGAGCTTCGCGAGCGGCCTGCCCTGGCCTCCGATTACGATCGATTCGCCCGCCTCTTCCCCGAGCTCGGCACTGGCGACCCCGTCCCGGGCCGCGCTCGGTGGGAAGAGGAGATGCGGCCCTCCACGATCTTCCTCGAGCGAGACGGTGAGATCGTCGCCTACGGCTACACGCAGGCGCTCCACGGCACAGGCTACGTGCGCCACGTCATCGTGGCGCCAGGCGAGCGAGGCAAAGGCGTCGGACGCGTGCTCATGCGCGCGCTCGGCAGGCAGCTCGCGGCGGCGGGATGCACGCGCTGGTGCCTGAACGTCAAACCCGACAACGAGCCGGGCATCCGGCTCTACAGCGCGTGCGGCATGCGCGTCGCCTACGCGTCGACGGCGTTTCGCTTGAAGTGGGACGTGCTCGAGCGCTTGCCCCGCGAGGCCGAGGCGCCGAGCGTGCACAGCGTCGAGCCTGGGGACGACGCGGAGATCGAGGCGACCTTCGATCTACCCACGGGCCAGATCGCCGACGTGCGCGCGCGCGGCGGCCGGGTGCTCATGCGCCTCGCGACGAGCGAGGGCCTCGGCGGCTTCGCGTCCTTCGATCCGCGCTTCCCGGGGGCGTTTCCGTTCCGCGTCGTGCGCCCGAGCCTCGCCGTGCACCTGCTCGAGGCCATGCGCTTGCACACGCCACCCGAGCACGACCACACGAGCTGCGTGGCGGAGGATGCCCCGGCCCTGCGCGACGCGCTCGTCGCGGCAGGG includes:
- a CDS encoding MFS transporter, producing the protein MSGWPRPIYGRGPRGNRKATQAMRRSPLLPIFLTVFVDVLGLTLILPLLPYYAKDYGGTDVVAGALMAVYAACMFVSGPVLGRLSDRFGRKPILLVSQLGTLAGWLILAGSTSLQMLFLGRIIAGLTAGNLSIAQAYISDVTKPNEERTQAFGFFGIAFGTGFLLGPWISGLLTAFAKGHHDLMARYQIVEGVPEKLYKYQLPSLTAAALSLCAILLTIFVLPARKPSAGGSAARRSFAFKQFLSRPAPRKRLTEFFLFSLSFSALTGGLSLYLQHRFGFDAEHAGYIFGLSGLIGAVVQGGPLRKLARRFGEERLAMIGLGAMAIGNGLLGFAYSLSFLLVLVVIGAFGAAVVRPSITTLVTRTVSPPEQGSVLGVSQSLGSLAQIAGPLVASWLIGREHLGIYGAFCGGFSLLGLFTLLQRPEPPASVEIASADEPPAPMREAPRASA
- a CDS encoding protein kinase domain-containing protein — encoded protein: MKGEVLVQRFEIEKRAGVGGMGVVYRAHDRESGAPVAVKVLSTEAAPSDTERFLREAKMLARLRHPFIVRHLGHGLTPEGAPYLVMEWLEGEDLRRRLLRGSLSVQESLTLCRRVADALAHAHAQGIVHRDLKPANLYLCGGDVDRVKILDFGIACALAATRVTRTGTFLGTPGYMAPEQARASEDVDARADVFSLGCVLFECLAGRPAFSGGHVLALLAKVLFEDPPRISELRDDVPPALEALVMRMLARDPIVRPANGEKLVEALASIDAEDDGFAVQDVPPSVIARREQQLFSVILAQEPATEADPSARTLAADAVSEPLVRLQAGLAAFPGRVEGLADGSVIITLMGRGAATDLASQAARCALAARKIIPEARVVLATGRGALEGKLPVGEVIERAAELIRTRFAEPGGAGSRGPRPIALDELSARLLERTFAILESAEGFELHGERALIEMDTERTLLGKPTPCVGRDRELHMLRGLLEECLSEPVARVVLVTGAAGAGKSRVVRELLRGVRRDGAPCEIWVARGDPLEANSPLGMASQLVRRAAGLFGGEPLEVRRDKIRARVERSAPGAEARAIAPFLGELAGAPFPDEDDIQLTAARRDPVLLGERMANAWDDFLAAACGAGPVLIVLEDLHWGDLPSARLVDRALRSLRDRPLFVLATARPDVYERFPRLWQERDFHEVRLGDLPRRASERLVRFMLGEDADPEVVERVVAQAGGNAFYLEELIRVVAEGRRGALPTTVLAMVLARLEAIEPEARLVLRTASIFGEVFWRGGISALLEGALSEEALDRALASLSTGEFLAHHKQSAFLGEEQYAFRHALVREAAHGTLTPEATAHGHRLAGIWLEGAGARDALVLAEHFERGEDLPRAAAFYVRAAEQAMEANDLAGVLARVERAAECGAKGPLLGAARRIEGEARVWLGEFAQAMTACEQAMALLPRDEPAWYSALSSAATAAWSRGKQERLSYFCEMLDDEPPSDPEAVVSRAAVTARLALLSLRAGRTADARRLFQRLDPLEETVKGDPIVTARVHDANGWRAVIEGDPSASGALFAQASAAFERAGDLRSACSCRVSAAMALMHLGGYADAKAALDEALAFAERYGLPNVRARVQQNLGRVLAHLGKLEEARRMEQEALVAFFAQGDYWFGVTSRIYLSRILLRMGRLEEAAKEAQEASGMVRGVSPLSCMAAIAIASVALRQGQALAAMSLTTMALHNMNRLGKLEEDEALARLMFAEAAWASGSQARAREAIAVARKRLLDRAEKIGDPAWRASFLERVPENARTIELSRAWIDESTSPGEKAI
- a CDS encoding DUF2383 domain-containing protein — protein: MDDKVITFINDLIALDLACAAAYAVSAKACKDQEIRNKLLEFKGDHDRHVSELSEVVRDMGGEPIERIDAKGMLIEGYTMLSSQEDRTAVLAMKGNEELSNNAYASALQANLPNEIREMVMRNFEDERRHMTWLRGAVIVRGWDVEQPEIRQLAEQVRKAA
- a CDS encoding PAS domain S-box protein; its protein translation is MDLDPRQAFIYRDFFEKSPGLHCVVGSDGRFEHVSPSWTRVTGLPREALIGQEVLDRIHPDDRAAFVAGRGAEGEVAHESRFRCADGSYRWLAWSVSFDADAGRTYGLARDIEPERRTAKDAARRLALYLERSPVAVIESTLQDGIVVWSAAAERMFGHRREEAIGKKLIDLLVPEANVACVRAAVAGLMSGEDAGGRFGVHENLTKDGRRIFCEWHNAPLVGEDGEVRGVLSLVLDVSEAMRERARADENLERYELLMRGSKNGLWDYRPANPHQPLDRETLVYMSDGILGMLGRSSEDADAPRRLGDWGRVIHPEDAQRVMAIFLEHIQKRKDYTYLEYRFVRPDGSIVWVGSTWQSQWSEDGGLLRFAGALVDLSEQRKTEAELRDKLALIERQAGAIRQLGTPILEVYEGVICLPVIGEVDDARGIQMLEATLAAIVEKKASFLILDVTGVASPDSQAVERLSFIVRAAALLGAETVITGIRAAVALGALSNGGSSTEHLRTLRSLKEGLAFCLRARTLRGPNVGGPKARPTR
- the tsaD gene encoding tRNA (adenosine(37)-N6)-threonylcarbamoyltransferase complex transferase subunit TsaD, which codes for MRVLGIETSCDETAAAVVTETGQVLSDVVKSQIALHAPYGGVVPEIASRDHARAVVPVIREALAGAGMGPDDVDGVAVTVRPGLLGALLVGLSAAKGLAWSTGKPLVGVDHLVGHLLAVFLQRGAEPGAVPEYPFVALLASGGHTALYRVDGPSIGAIRELGATRDDAAGEAFDKVAKLLGLGYPGGPVVDRLAAGGHAERAREALPRPMAGKTSLEFSFSGVKSAVARHVAGLGRPPEGEALADLCAAFQSTVVETLVEKTARAAREEGLTRVVLAGGVAANRGLRARMGEVCKKRGLSLFVPPIASCTDNAAMIAYVGAQRLVSGEVDGMDLSPSTKTALPRITKKGGGPR
- a CDS encoding GNAT family N-acetyltransferase; this encodes MRGELRERPALASDYDRFARLFPELGTGDPVPGRARWEEEMRPSTIFLERDGEIVAYGYTQALHGTGYVRHVIVAPGERGKGVGRVLMRALGRQLAAAGCTRWCLNVKPDNEPGIRLYSACGMRVAYASTAFRLKWDVLERLPREAEAPSVHSVEPGDDAEIEATFDLPTGQIADVRARGGRVLMRLATSEGLGGFASFDPRFPGAFPFRVVRPSLAVHLLEAMRLHTPPEHDHTSCVAEDAPALRDALVAAGAEVRFEMFHMKGPIPAELVP
- a CDS encoding superoxide dismutase family protein: MRKLDALLFSSLLLSSLIVLPACGDDGNTGGTAGSGGTGATGGMGGTGGAGGGMGGAGGMGGGMMAHANIEPQSGSGVSGTAMFTMANGMVTLTVNIEGATPGEHAVHIHDMPDCSMNGDAAMGHWNPTNAMHGKWGGNAFHLGDIGNITVDASGKGTLTLTTNLWTVGDGAMGTDVTKHAFMVHADPDDFMTQPTGNAGARIGCGVITMQ
- a CDS encoding VOC family protein, producing MSKIDAHKPGTPSWFDLMTPDIDGAKRFYGGLFGWSFETGGPETAFYTMCRVGDRNAAGMGKQPENAPFPTVWTVYLASENVEADAARVKEHGGSVMMGPMDVMEEGRLAVCTDPTGAVFGMWQPRRHGGAQIANEHGSMTWCEVATRDASKARDFYTTVFGLEGRKMEGAGVEYYTLHKDKETAAGILQMNEQWPANLPPHWMPYFAVDDADAAVERVTELGGKVHNGPFDMPYGRMAVVSDPYGAVFTLIKPSQAAMEM